A window from Leuconostoc mesenteroides subsp. mesenteroides encodes these proteins:
- a CDS encoding putative sulfate exporter family transporter, which produces MKIKKAMISGIIITLILSAVAKVLATWLPFLGAEAIAMLLGILLGNTVLNQPIFAPGIKWAEKFPIEIGIALMGLTVTLRTIENLGINGLAFILIQMTLTIVIVLWMGGRVFKVSDKSAMLMGAGNAVCGSSAIASVAPAIGATDDQRRTSVATVSLTGVVLLLILPILGTHVVGEHNLLLGALVGGVVQSVGQVVGTASLINPTVVTYATLFKMLRVIMLTVVVLVFAKMAQKKDKSATSINRKGVKIPWFIMVFVFLLFVNSFISLPHLITSGAKQISGFFGVVNLAGIGLNLKLDTIKKSGGKFLGFGLVTGAVQVVLAIVLIKILF; this is translated from the coding sequence ATGAAAATTAAAAAGGCCATGATATCTGGTATTATCATTACTTTAATATTGTCTGCAGTTGCTAAAGTTTTAGCTACCTGGTTACCGTTTTTGGGTGCGGAAGCAATTGCCATGTTACTAGGGATTTTATTAGGTAATACTGTTTTGAATCAGCCCATTTTCGCACCGGGAATAAAATGGGCAGAAAAATTCCCCATCGAAATAGGTATTGCCTTGATGGGGCTTACTGTTACACTTCGGACCATTGAAAACCTTGGTATTAATGGCTTGGCTTTTATTTTGATACAGATGACATTAACTATCGTAATAGTTCTTTGGATGGGGGGGCGTGTTTTCAAAGTTTCTGACAAATCTGCCATGTTGATGGGGGCGGGTAATGCTGTTTGTGGATCAAGTGCTATTGCATCAGTAGCACCGGCGATAGGAGCCACTGATGATCAACGCCGAACAAGCGTTGCGACAGTTAGTTTGACTGGTGTTGTGTTGTTGCTGATTTTGCCGATTCTTGGGACACACGTGGTAGGAGAACATAACTTACTGTTGGGTGCACTTGTTGGTGGTGTGGTTCAGTCAGTTGGGCAAGTTGTTGGAACAGCATCATTGATTAATCCTACTGTTGTCACGTATGCGACTTTGTTTAAAATGTTACGTGTTATCATGTTAACCGTTGTTGTGTTAGTTTTTGCTAAAATGGCACAAAAAAAAGACAAATCAGCAACAAGTATTAATCGTAAAGGTGTCAAAATTCCTTGGTTCATCATGGTATTCGTATTTTTACTATTCGTTAATAGTTTTATTTCATTACCGCACTTAATAACAAGTGGAGCCAAACAGATTTCTGGATTTTTCGGTGTCGTGAACTTGGCGGGAATCGGATTGAATCTTAAGTTAGACACAATCAAAAAGTCTGGAGGGAAATTTCTTGGCTTTGGCCTTGTGACTGGTGCAGTACAGGTCGTACTCGCTATTGTTTTAATAAAAATTCTGTTTTAA
- a CDS encoding LysR family transcriptional regulator: MFKQIQSFIAVYETRSFSKAAEQLFISQPTVSVHIKQLELQLNIQLFERNGRTELVPTTNARKFYQHALHLLDDWQNATDSLDLDEERPRTTVKIGASQTSATVLLPKIFAQIKKDEFNTIDFKIEMHNSEEILAGVLNHQFDFGIIEKPITHDFIIRDAISSDQLVLAGDLDSAVWLVREKGSGVYHYTQQYFKQHNILPDHFLTIANNDIIVKMLAQNIGKSIVSIQALPESVPYKKLDNAFKRHFYIIHHEHNNQNIIKNEIARFIQIGRSL; the protein is encoded by the coding sequence ATGTTTAAACAAATTCAATCTTTTATCGCAGTTTATGAAACACGTTCTTTTTCAAAGGCGGCTGAGCAATTATTTATTTCTCAACCTACCGTCAGTGTGCATATTAAACAGTTAGAGTTACAATTAAACATTCAGTTATTTGAACGAAACGGGCGTACTGAATTAGTACCGACTACAAATGCTAGAAAATTTTACCAACATGCTCTCCATCTACTTGATGACTGGCAAAATGCAACAGACAGCTTAGATTTAGATGAAGAACGGCCACGTACTACAGTGAAAATAGGTGCATCGCAAACCTCAGCAACCGTACTACTACCCAAGATTTTTGCACAAATAAAAAAAGATGAATTTAACACCATTGATTTCAAAATTGAAATGCACAATTCTGAAGAAATTCTAGCCGGTGTTTTAAATCATCAATTTGATTTTGGTATAATTGAAAAACCTATCACACATGATTTTATTATTCGTGATGCAATATCCAGTGATCAACTTGTGTTAGCAGGTGATCTGGACAGCGCAGTTTGGTTGGTTCGAGAAAAAGGTTCTGGTGTATACCATTACACACAACAATACTTTAAGCAGCATAACATTTTACCAGACCATTTCTTGACTATCGCAAATAATGACATTATTGTAAAAATGCTGGCGCAAAATATTGGCAAATCTATTGTTAGTATTCAAGCTTTACCAGAATCAGTTCCTTATAAGAAACTGGATAACGCATTCAAACGTCATTTTTATATTATTCATCATGAGCATAATAATCAGAACATCATAAAAAATGAGATTGCACGTTTTATTCAAATTGGCAGAAGTTTATAA
- a CDS encoding xanthine phosphoribosyltransferase produces MKILEQRIKKDGRVLGKDVLKVDSFLNHQVDPELMQAMGAEFAKKFSDEKIDKIVTIESSGIAPAVFAGLALHVPVVFARKNKSLTLPDNVWTADVYSFTKQTTNHIMIDHRFLNAAENILIIDDFLANGQAVEGLLKIANDADVNVVGVGIVIEKTFQKGRQILDERGVRVESLARIQGFDNNEVIFL; encoded by the coding sequence ATGAAAATATTAGAGCAAAGAATTAAAAAAGATGGTCGTGTTTTGGGCAAAGATGTATTGAAAGTAGACTCTTTTTTAAATCATCAAGTTGATCCAGAACTTATGCAAGCCATGGGTGCAGAATTTGCAAAAAAATTTTCCGATGAAAAAATTGATAAGATTGTAACGATAGAATCATCTGGAATAGCTCCAGCAGTTTTTGCAGGTTTAGCACTCCATGTGCCAGTTGTATTCGCGCGAAAAAATAAATCTTTAACATTGCCAGACAATGTTTGGACTGCAGATGTATATTCATTTACAAAGCAAACGACGAATCATATCATGATTGATCATCGCTTCTTAAATGCCGCTGAAAATATCTTAATAATTGATGACTTTTTAGCTAATGGACAAGCTGTCGAGGGGTTACTTAAGATAGCCAATGATGCAGATGTTAATGTTGTGGGGGTTGGGATTGTCATAGAAAAGACTTTTCAAAAAGGTCGTCAAATTCTAGATGAGCGCGGGGTACGCGTTGAAAGCTTGGCAAGAATTCAAGGTTTTGATAATAATGAAGTTATTTTCTTATAA
- a CDS encoding magnesium transporter CorA family protein, with amino-acid sequence MIEIVKHVKKFTWYHVSNLTVEEHEKLVKEHHLTDEMIRYAVDHNESVRMEYDWHADETLMVVDVIVHQDNNVETRPIGILFAHNDVYTFTHGPTEYIKPILLDPKNQQVRAQEGEISAFDFIMTGLYSLMIKYVDEITEINKKRRVIQAQFGQQKQTTRQMNELLYLKTQMIYIQNSLANNHVMLDSFRTDFKTVLKEFELEHIDDVRVEVEQAKRMANLALEVINSVSDAMGNLSNRDLNWTMKVLTVYSIVLTVPTIVSGFYGENVKWLPFADAQSGWWVTIVITLILMALVSILMLISGFFRK; translated from the coding sequence ATGATTGAGATAGTTAAGCACGTAAAAAAATTTACATGGTATCATGTTTCAAATTTGACAGTTGAAGAACATGAAAAATTAGTCAAAGAGCATCATTTAACCGATGAAATGATAAGATATGCTGTTGATCATAATGAAAGTGTGCGTATGGAATACGATTGGCATGCGGACGAAACTTTGATGGTTGTTGATGTGATTGTACATCAAGACAACAATGTAGAAACAAGACCAATCGGTATTTTGTTTGCTCATAATGATGTCTATACATTTACGCATGGGCCTACGGAGTATATCAAACCGATCCTATTAGATCCGAAAAATCAACAAGTACGAGCACAAGAAGGTGAAATTAGCGCATTTGATTTTATCATGACAGGGTTATATTCTTTGATGATAAAGTATGTTGACGAAATAACAGAAATTAATAAAAAGCGCCGTGTTATTCAAGCACAATTTGGTCAACAAAAACAAACGACACGCCAGATGAACGAATTATTATATTTAAAAACGCAAATGATTTATATTCAAAATTCATTAGCTAATAATCATGTGATGCTAGACAGTTTTCGAACGGATTTTAAAACCGTCTTGAAAGAGTTTGAATTAGAGCATATTGATGATGTCAGGGTTGAAGTTGAACAAGCTAAGCGAATGGCTAATTTGGCACTAGAGGTGATTAATTCAGTCAGTGACGCGATGGGCAATCTCAGTAACCGTGATTTGAATTGGACGATGAAGGTATTAACCGTATACTCAATTGTTTTGACAGTCCCCACCATTGTCAGCGGGTTTTACGGTGAAAATGTGAAGTGGTTACCATTTGCAGATGCACAAAGTGGTTGGTGGGTAACCATTGTTATTACCCTTATACTAATGGCGTTGGTTAGTATTTTAATGCTGATTTCTGGTTTTTTTCGAAAATAA
- a CDS encoding GNAT family N-acetyltransferase: protein MTSPKNSLQIKSTKNLVLRAMQPTDSEALARIYLGTRQHNFSWIKHPKLEDFARDSHGEMVEVAIINQEVVGFASISEHDSFLHLLFIKEGWNGCGIGAKLLDWARNQVMQALELKVVTANVAAQRFYEREGFLVVGKSVLSKPQNLTYRDSKK from the coding sequence ATGACCAGTCCAAAAAATTCTTTGCAAATTAAATCAACGAAAAATCTAGTATTACGCGCAATGCAGCCTACCGATTCAGAGGCACTTGCGCGTATTTATTTAGGTACGCGACAGCATAACTTTTCTTGGATTAAGCATCCTAAGTTAGAGGATTTTGCTAGAGATTCTCATGGTGAGATGGTTGAGGTGGCTATTATTAATCAAGAAGTTGTAGGATTTGCATCCATATCCGAGCATGATAGTTTTTTACATTTATTATTTATTAAAGAAGGCTGGAATGGTTGTGGTATTGGCGCAAAGTTACTTGACTGGGCACGTAATCAAGTAATGCAAGCGTTAGAATTAAAAGTGGTTACAGCCAATGTTGCTGCACAACGTTTTTACGAACGAGAAGGATTTTTAGTTGTTGGAAAATCAGTATTATCAAAACCACAAAATCTGACTTATAGGGACAGCAAAAAATGA